In a single window of the Dreissena polymorpha isolate Duluth1 chromosome 3, UMN_Dpol_1.0, whole genome shotgun sequence genome:
- the LOC127874531 gene encoding orexin receptor type 2-like: MKMSDITTRALKIRPNQSDFNATSLEYDFHGETTHENDLIWELNKNKVIVLLPVIVYVILSVVVGIIGNTFVCYIYWRRLRRSPSRIFILFLALLDLISCVVGAGSELIDLFQPYVFTAVWSCKLLRFGLSFTIIAASFTLICVAFDRYYKVCRPLDAFPIRKVKTLCIVVATLSFVLAFPAVLIFGIRTVDTGTPGLKGTECSTQDSVKGTLYPVVYYIILFLAFLILLGCFILLYIRIGSEIWKRKRLTIGESLPDKIKVLKERQSQASSAKQDRSVLHDDPSSRSGPTDDESRGSKGESRAGCENLAVTENVSMNSKKYSAANGDDGAKRPLKRRTSSMGRMSIRTVRTTTIFFAVSVAFVVSFLPYLIANILKFTKAAFYEIHSDAEEVVYNFCVRSYFISNFMNPIIYSMLNINFRRECKKLLKRIMENLKHCCMCQRKNEMNIR; the protein is encoded by the coding sequence ATGAAAATGTCTGACATCACAACGAGGGCACTGAAAATTCGTCCGAATCAAAGCGACTTCAACGCCACTTCATTGGAATATGATTTCCATGGAGAAACTACCCACGAAAACGACTTAATTTGGGAGCTAAACAAAAACAAGGTTATAGTCTTACTTCCGGTAATCGTTTACGTCATTCTCAGCGTTGTTGTCGGCATAATCGGGAACACGTTCGTCTGCTACATCTACTGGCGTCGTCTGCGGCGATCGCCATCTcggatatttattttgtttttagcttTGCTTGATTTAATTTCGTGCGTGGTTGGAGCCGGTTCGGAATTAATCGATCTTTTTCAACCGTACGTGTTCACCGCTGTTTGGTCTTGCAAGCTTCTCCGTTTCGGACTTTCCTTCACTATCATAGCGGCAAGCTTTACCTTGATTTGCGTGGCTTTTGATCGCTACTACAAAGTTTGCAGACCTTTGGACGCCTTTCCCATCAGAAAAGTGAAGACACTGTGCATAGTGGTCGCCACGCTGAGCTTTGTGCTAGCATTTCCGGCAGTTCTCATTTTCGGAATTCGAACCGTCGACACCGGCACACCGGGACTTAAAGGAACAGAATGCTCAACTCAGGACAGTGTTAAAGGGACGCTCTACCCGGTCGTGTactatataattttatttctgGCATTCCTTATATTGCTAGGATGTTTCATTTTGCTCTATATCCGAATCGGTTCGGAAATCTGGAAACGCAAACGACTGACAATAGGCGAGTCACTTCCGGACAAAATCAAAGTCCTTAAGGAACGACAAAGCCAAGCGTCAAGCGCGAAGCAAGATAGAAGCGTGCTTCATGACGACCCTTCAAGTCGTTCGGGACCAACAGACGACGAGTCACGTGGTTCTAAGGGCGAATCTCGCGCCGGATGCGAGAATCTCGCGGTTACCGAGAATGTGAGCATGAACAGCAAGAAATACTCAGCGGCCAATGGCGATGATGGTGCTAAAAGACCCCTGAAACGCAGAACGTCATCAATGGGGCGAATGTCGATCCGGACAGTGCGGACTACAACTATATTTTTCGCGGTGTCGGTCGCGTTTGTGGTAAGCTTTTTGCCGTACCTAATTGCGAACATTTTGAAGTTCACAAAGGCTGCCTTTTATGAGATTCACAGCGACGCAGAGGAAGTCGTGTATAACTTCTGTGTGCGCTCGTATTTTATTAGTAACTTCATGAATCCTATTATTTATAGTATGTTAAACATAAATTTTAGGCGCGAGTGTAAGAAATTGCTCAAAAGGATTATGGAGAATCTCAAACATTGCTGTATGTGCCAGAGAAAAAATGAGATGAATATCCGTTAG